From one Solanum lycopersicum chromosome 12, SLM_r2.1 genomic stretch:
- the LOC138340279 gene encoding uncharacterized protein gives MIRSDDEVEDVSCELEDKTGQEAEVPEKVTIMPRLPPPLPHRLVKKTEDGKYHLFITMLKHLSINVPLIEALEQITCYAKFMKDMVTKKRSSSFEDDDIMKHCSDIAIRERINLMHLFIYKKFGLGDPKPTAMRLLMANRTVKRPVRILHDVLIKVERFIFPADFVILDCEVYFKVPVILWRTFIPTGIALVEKEKGKIKFQLNNEEVTFNVGRYMRQSGEIQSYPPYHTELKSHLRYKLKSV, from the exons ATGATAAGATCCGATGATGAGGTAGAGGATGTTAGTTGTGAGTTAGAAGACAAAACGGGACAAGAGGCAGAGGTACCCGAAAAGGTGACCATCATGCCTAGACTTCCACCTCCACTGCCACatagattagtgaaaaagaccgaggatggtaaatatcaccTTTTTATCACTATGCTTAAACatctttccatcaatgtccctttgatagaagctcttgaacaaataaCCTGttatgccaagttcatgaaagatatggtcactaagaAAAGATCATctagttttgaggatgatgatataATGAAGCATTGTAGTGATATTGCTATAAG GGAAAGGATAAATCTCATGCATCTCTTTATTTACAAGAAATttggtttgggtgacccaaagcccactgcgatgcggctactgatggccaaTCGAACGGTGAAGAGGCCTGTTAGAatactccacgatgtgttaATAAAGGTGGAGCGATTCatatttccagcagattttgtgattctGGATTGTGAGGTTTATTTTAAGGTGCCTGTTATTCTTTGGAGGACATTCATTCCTACGGGTATAGCCTTGGTTGAAAAGGAGAAAGGGAAAATTAAATTtcagttgaacaatgaagaagtgactttCAATGTTGGTAGGtacatgaggcagagtggtgagatccaatcgTATCCGCCATATCATACAGAGCTGAAAAGTCATCTGAGGTACAAATTGAAAAGTGTCTAG
- the LOC138340280 gene encoding uncharacterized protein, protein MLNYPRTKAPRPNARNYQQVPPPQQSGYDSPRPRFGKKPSRSFTVLAESRTKLFERLSATGYIHPVGPKPVDVNSRFYRPEQRYAYHSHSVGHDTEDCINLKHKIQDLIDKEVVSLQPAAPNVNMNPLPNHGSGNTNMIEINEDEREAKRITPVVQEDLEKAVASLNLREKGEFVILTPAKVVALVPAKTLAKPKFVIETTVAQGMTRSGRCYTPDELALGGQKKDHAKRPTSEAEAEEFWRRMQPKDYSIVKHLEKTPTQIFVWALLMSSWSHRQALMIALDDTYVPSGTSSNNVAAMIHQVIQGHRISFCDDEWPAEGRAHNKALHITVVCHGKIVNSVLVDNGSGLNICPLSTLKQLRFDLGMLEQNKVNVRAFNGVQKETLGAVNLAIQMGPAEFEGEKGHSGNQVPILDETPQSSDFYTVELVNATDESLAPQTPMPAVYRMIATVMLQSGFEPGFGLGRSAQGIIEPVPVLATGSKYGLEYIPTDGDVKMKRKKDQGEINAVIEEEVNPAGIRDVEPGEMLQNWTSMPILMSRTLGNVSYKPANVMSCHELNEQNEENDDEFENLHKPNLEETETVNLGDSECVKEVKISTHLNKTQKESLVHLLAEYRDVFVWEVVDMQGLSTDVVSHKLPINLGFEPMKQKTQKFKPELSLKIKEEITKQIESRLVEVTQYPTWLANIVPVAKKDGKIRICVDYRDLNKASPKDNFPLPNIHILIDNYAKHEMQSFVNCYVGYHQILMDEEDAEKTAFNTPWGVYHYRVMPFGLKNSGATYMRAMTTIFHDMIHKEIEVYVDDVIIKSHESSDHLTHLRKFFERFCRYNLKLNPAKCAFGVPAWKLLGFIVSRRGIELDPSKIKAIQELPPPKMRKEVMSFLGRLNYISRFIAQSTVVCEPIFKLLKKDAPTKWTEECQTAFDAIKSYLSNPPVLVPPQEGSPLLLYLSVSDSAFGCVLSQHDETGKKERAIYYISKKFTPYESCYTLLERTCCALTWLAQKLRHYLSSYTTYLVSRMDPLKYIFQKAMPAGKLAKWQMLLSEFDIMFVTQKAIKAQALADHLAENPIDEEYEPLKTYFHDEEVSFLGEDISEAYPGWRLFFDGAANQQGKGVGAVLVSESGQHYPMAAKLRFNCTNNMA, encoded by the exons ATGCTAAACTACCCCAGAACCAAAGCTCCACGCCCAAATGCCCGCAATTACCAACAAGTCCCTCCCCCTCAACAGAGCGGGTATGATTCCCCTCGCCCCAGGTTTGGGAAGAAGCCCTCTAGAAGCTTCACCGTGTTGGCTGAAAGCAGAACCAAGTTGTTCGAAAGATTGTCTGCGACCGGATACATCCACCCCGTTGGGCCCAAGCCCGTGGATGTCAATTCCAGATTCTACAGACCGGAGCAGAGGTATGCTTATCATTCACacagtgttggacatgataCAGAAGACtgtatcaatctcaagcacAAGATCCAGGACTTGATTGACAAGGAAGTGGTCTCCCTTCAGCCTGCGGCGCCAAACGTCAACATGAACCCGTTGCCAAATCATGGGAGTGGAAACACCAACATGATAGAAATTAACGAAGATGAGCGTGAAGCCAAGAGAATTACTCCTGTTGTTCAGGAAGACTTGGAAAAGGCTGTCGCTTCTTTGAACCTCAGGGAAAAGGGAGAGTTTGTCATTCTAACACCTGCAAaggttgttgccttggtgcccGCGAAGACTCTCGCCAAGCCCAAGTTCGTTATTGAAACGACCGTGGCTCAAGGCATGACCAGATCTGGTAGATGTTACACTCCTGAcgagcttgctctcggaggacaAAAGAAAGATCATGCCAAGAGACCGACCAGCGAAGCAGAAGCTGAGGAGTTCTGGAGGAGAATGCAGCCCAAAGACTACTCCATTGTCAAGCACTTGGAGAAGACTCCAACCCAGATTTTTGTGTGGGCCCTATTGATGAGCTCCTGGTCACACAGACAGGCTTTGATGATAGCCTTGGATGACACATATGTGCCCTCAGGTACGAGCAGCAACAATGTAGCTGCTATGATTCACCAAGTCATTCAGGGACATCGCATCAGCTTCTGCGATGATGAATGGCCGGCCGAAGGGAGGGCCCACAACAAAGCTCTACACATCACCGTGGTATGCCACGGAAAGATCGTCAACAGTGTTTTGGTAGACAACGGATCTGGCCTGAATATATGCCCATTGTCCACGCTGAAGCAGCTGAGGTTTGACCTCGGAATGTTGGAGCAAAACAAGGTCAATGTGAGAGCATTCAATGGTGTGCAGAAAGAGACATTAGGAGCAGTGAATTTGGCCATTCAAATGGGCCCCGCGGAGTTCGAG GGCGAAAAGGGACACTCAGGCAATCAGGTGCCGATCTTGGACGAAACGCCGCAAAGTTCAGATTTCTACACGGTGGAATTGGTAAATGCCACCGATGAGAGCTTGGCCCCACAGACTCCCATGCCGGCCGTGTACAGAATGATCGCCACGGTGATGCTGCAGAGCGGATTCGAACCAGGTTTCGGATTAGGAAGGAGTGCACAAGGGATCATTGAGCCAGTTCCGGTCCTTGCTACAGGATCAAAGTATGGTTTGGAGTACATCCCCACAGATGGTGATGTGAAGATGAAGAGGAAAAAGGATCAAGG GGAGATTAACGCTGTTATTGAGGAGGAGGTCAACCCAGCTGGCATTCGCGATGTGGAACCAGGGGAGATGCTGCAAAATTGGACTTCTATGCCAATCTTGATGTCCCGGACTCTTGG taacgtaagttacaaacctgccaatgtcatgtcatgtcatgagctaAACGAGCAAAATGAGGAGAATGATGATGAG TTCGAGAATCTACATAAACCGAATCTGGAAGAGACGGAAACGGTGAATTTGGGAGATTCAGAatgtgtcaaagaggttaagatcagtACCCACCTGAATAAGACTCAGAAGGAGAGCCTGGTTCATCTGCTTGCCGAATACAGGGATGTGTTCGTTTGGGAAGTCGTTGACATGCAAGGGTTGAGTACcgatgtcgtatctcataaACTGCCTATCAACCTAGGGTTTGAACCAATGAAGCAAAAGACTCAGAAATTCAAGCCTgaattgagtttgaagattaaggaGGAAATCACCAAGCAGATAGAGTCTCGATTGGTGGAAGTAACACAATATCCAACCTGGTTGGCCAATATCGTTCCGGTcgccaagaaagatggaaaaatcaggatttgtgtcgattacagagatctcaacaaggctAGTCCAAAGGATAATTTCCCGTTGCCGAATATCCATATTTTGATTGACAACTAtgccaaacatgagatgcagtcatttgtgAATTGTTACGTGGGTTATCACCAGattttgatggatgaagaagacgcaGAGAAAACGGCCTTCAATACCCCTTGGGGGGTATATCACTACAGGGTAATGCCGTTCGGCCTCAAAAACTCCGGTGCCACTTACATGAGAGCCATGACGACTATCTTTCATGACATGattcacaaggaaattgaagtgtacGTGGACGACGTCATAATCAAATCCCACGAGAGTTCGGATCATTTGACGCACTTGagaaaattctttgaacgtttTTGTCGGTACAACTTGAAGCTAAACCCCGCCAAATGTGCTTTTGGAGTCCCAGCTTGGAAGTTGCTGgggtttatagtcagcagaagaggtattgagctcgacccttccaagattaaagcaattcaagagttgCCTCCGCCGAAGATGAGAAAAgaagtgatgagtttcttggggaggttaaactatatcagcCGGTTTATAGCACAATCAACAGTGGTATGTGAGCCCATTTTCaagttgctgaagaaagatgcccCAACTAAGTGGACTGAGGAGTGCCAAACCGCTTTCGACGctatcaagagctacttgtctaatccaccagtattggttcctccACAGGAAGGGAGTCCTTTGCTACTGTATTTGTCGGTTTCAGATAGTGCATTTGGATGTGTACTGAgtcaacacgacgagacagGGAAGAAGGAAAGGGCTATCTACTACATCAGCAAGAAATTTACTCCGTACGAGTCTTGCTACACTTTGCTGGAGAGAACATGTTGTGCTCTGACGTGGCTTGCCCAGAAGCTGAGACACTATTTGTCGTCGTATACTACATATCTTGTTTCAAGAATGGAtccattgaagtatattttccagaaagcgatgCCGGCCGGGAAGTTAGCTAAATGGCAAAtgttgttgagtgagtttgacatcATGTTTGTGACTCAGAAAGCAATAAAGGCAcaagctttggctgatcatcttgcggaAAATCCCATTGACGAAGAATATGAACCTCTCAAGacatattttcacgatgaagaagtgtcatttctGGGTGAAGATATCTCTGAAGCttatccaggttggagattattctttgatggagcggCAAACCAGCAGGGTAAAGGTGTTGGAGCAGTCTTGGTATCGGAATCTGGTCAACACTATCCTATGGCAGCCAAACTGCGATTCaactgcacaaacaacatggcttAG